One stretch of Corynebacterium auriscanis DNA includes these proteins:
- the rfbB gene encoding dTDP-glucose 4,6-dehydratase, translating to MSVTSTAASQCDSGAAGAFTELLVTGGAGFIGSNFVHRTLAHRPEVRILMVDSMTYAANPANLTTPDGVPLVQAFPDRFSFLQVDIADAHAVATLVSDWVAGLPSTNSHAAIVHFAAESHNDNSLLRPGIFARTNVEGTVNLCEAAVRHGIHVHHISTDEVFGDLALDDPARFTVDTPYAPSSPYSASKASADHFVRAFVRSRGLSATISNCSNNYGPRQHPEKFIPRQITGLIDGEKPRLYGTGANVRDWIHVDDHNDAVWAILDAVAASDPASVAIENGQTFLIGADGERSNIEVVRDLLEVFGRSADDFVHVTDRPGHDRRYAIDPSSIQAIGWQPRYTDFREGLVATVDWYQANERWWREARVASEKKYSQTEKEI from the coding sequence ATGAGTGTCACCTCCACTGCTGCCTCTCAGTGCGACTCAGGTGCTGCCGGCGCCTTCACGGAACTGCTCGTCACGGGTGGTGCCGGGTTCATTGGCTCCAACTTTGTCCACCGCACGTTGGCGCACCGCCCCGAAGTACGCATCCTTATGGTCGACTCCATGACGTACGCCGCCAATCCCGCCAACCTCACCACCCCCGATGGGGTGCCACTTGTGCAGGCCTTTCCCGATCGCTTTTCTTTTTTGCAGGTGGATATTGCCGACGCCCACGCGGTCGCAACCCTAGTTTCCGATTGGGTGGCCGGTTTGCCGAGTACCAATTCCCATGCGGCAATCGTTCACTTTGCGGCTGAAAGTCACAATGATAATTCGCTGTTGCGGCCCGGGATCTTTGCCCGGACCAATGTGGAAGGCACGGTTAATTTGTGCGAGGCCGCCGTGCGGCATGGCATCCATGTGCACCACATCTCTACCGACGAGGTGTTTGGGGACCTCGCTCTCGATGATCCAGCGCGGTTTACCGTCGATACTCCCTACGCACCCAGTTCCCCGTACTCCGCCTCCAAGGCCTCTGCGGACCATTTCGTGAGGGCCTTTGTACGCTCCCGCGGGCTTTCCGCAACCATTAGCAACTGTTCCAATAACTACGGTCCGCGCCAGCATCCGGAGAAGTTCATCCCCCGGCAGATCACAGGCTTAATTGATGGCGAGAAACCGCGGTTGTACGGCACCGGTGCCAACGTGCGGGATTGGATCCACGTAGATGATCACAACGACGCGGTGTGGGCGATCCTCGATGCGGTGGCAGCGTCAGACCCCGCCTCCGTTGCCATTGAAAACGGACAAACGTTCCTCATTGGCGCGGACGGGGAGCGCAGCAACATTGAGGTTGTGCGGGATCTTCTGGAGGTCTTTGGGCGCAGTGCTGATGATTTCGTCCACGTGACTGATCGCCCAGGCCACGACCGCCGATACGCGATTGATCCGAGCAGTATTCAGGCCATCGGATGGCAACCGAGGTACACGGACTTCCGTGAAGGGCTTGTGGCCACTGTGGATTGGTACCAAGCCAACGAGCGGTGGTGGCGGGAGGCTAGGGTGGCGTCGGAAAAGAAATACAGCCAAACCGAAAAAGAGATTTAA
- a CDS encoding siderophore ABC transporter substrate-binding protein, whose amino-acid sequence MTFTRTKIAAALVAAGLTLVACGSDDAGSSKETTSSADANAQKISIEDNHGTQQVPMKPTKIASTDNRTFEILDKWGVDLVAAPKQIVPKTLPNIRNNDDIKDMGSHREPNMEALVAAQPDLIINGQRFKTKYDEIKKLNPQAAIVEFEPRDGESMDKELKRETEAMGKIFGKEAEAKALVDDFDKAIERAKKAYDPKKKVMAINVSGGEMGYVAPGKGRFFGPIFDWLKLTPALEVANASDDHQGDDISVEAIANSKPDVMLVMDRDAAISAAEEPGYKPAADVLKGADALKNVPAVKNDVVVFAPEDTYVNEGIITYTEMLNAIADAFEKA is encoded by the coding sequence ATGACCTTCACCCGAACCAAGATTGCAGCTGCGCTTGTTGCAGCGGGTCTCACTCTTGTTGCTTGCGGATCCGACGATGCCGGCTCATCTAAAGAAACAACGTCTTCCGCCGATGCAAACGCCCAGAAGATCAGCATTGAGGATAATCACGGCACGCAACAGGTGCCCATGAAGCCGACCAAGATCGCCTCGACCGACAACCGCACGTTCGAGATTCTGGACAAGTGGGGTGTGGACCTAGTTGCCGCGCCAAAGCAGATTGTGCCCAAGACCCTGCCGAACATCCGCAACAACGATGACATCAAGGATATGGGCAGCCACCGTGAACCCAACATGGAAGCCCTAGTGGCTGCACAGCCAGATCTGATCATCAACGGGCAACGCTTTAAGACCAAGTACGACGAGATCAAGAAGCTGAACCCCCAAGCCGCGATCGTGGAATTCGAACCGCGTGACGGCGAGTCTATGGACAAAGAATTGAAGCGCGAGACCGAGGCCATGGGCAAGATCTTCGGCAAGGAGGCCGAGGCTAAGGCACTCGTGGATGACTTCGATAAGGCGATCGAACGCGCGAAGAAGGCCTACGACCCGAAGAAGAAGGTCATGGCTATCAACGTTTCCGGCGGTGAAATGGGCTATGTAGCCCCAGGTAAAGGCCGTTTCTTCGGTCCGATCTTCGATTGGTTGAAGCTGACTCCTGCGCTGGAGGTAGCTAACGCCTCCGATGACCACCAGGGTGATGACATCAGCGTGGAGGCCATCGCAAACTCCAAGCCGGATGTAATGCTGGTCATGGATCGTGATGCTGCGATTTCCGCTGCTGAGGAGCCCGGATACAAGCCCGCTGCGGACGTACTAAAGGGCGCGGATGCTCTGAAGAACGTCCCGGCTGTCAAGAATGACGTCGTCGTGTTTGCGCCGGAGGATACCTACGTCAACGAAGGCATCATCACCTACACCGAGATGCTGAACGCTATCGCGGACGCATTCGAGAAGGCCTAG
- a CDS encoding TlpA disulfide reductase family protein — MQSRFKKIGATIATIGLSATIAACGEENTAGQNAVAVGGTFQFVSPGGQTSISYPPSERKEVQNFEGKDLLSDKPIQLSDFDNKVVVLNSWGQWCGPCRSESDDLQRVQEKLEKDGRGTLLGINVRDAARSKPQDFVKDNGITYPSIYDPPFKTALALGGVPASVIPTTIVLDKQHRPAHIFLKEVTDDELWKVVQPLLEESEK, encoded by the coding sequence ATGCAGTCTAGGTTCAAGAAGATCGGTGCGACCATTGCCACGATCGGGCTCTCAGCCACTATTGCAGCCTGTGGCGAAGAAAACACGGCTGGGCAGAATGCCGTAGCTGTGGGGGGAACCTTCCAATTCGTTTCCCCCGGTGGACAAACAAGCATTTCTTACCCGCCCAGCGAGCGCAAAGAAGTGCAGAATTTTGAGGGCAAGGACCTGTTGTCCGATAAACCCATCCAGCTCAGCGATTTCGACAACAAGGTCGTCGTGTTGAACTCCTGGGGACAATGGTGCGGGCCGTGCCGTTCGGAATCCGACGACCTGCAGCGGGTACAGGAAAAGCTAGAAAAAGACGGTCGTGGCACCCTGCTGGGGATCAATGTGCGCGATGCAGCCCGTTCGAAGCCCCAGGATTTCGTCAAGGACAACGGCATTACCTACCCGTCTATCTACGATCCGCCGTTTAAGACGGCACTGGCGTTGGGCGGTGTTCCAGCCAGTGTGATTCCCACCACCATCGTCCTAGATAAGCAGCACCGTCCCGCGCATATCTTCCTGAAGGAAGTCACCGATGATGAGTTGTGGAAGGTAGTTCAACCGCTGCTGGAAGAATCCGAAAAATGA
- a CDS encoding cytochrome c biogenesis protein ResB, protein MKTALVLLFLLAIAAIPGALLPQRSLNESKVLDYINANGKTAQVFDKLGLFDVFSSPWFTAIYVLLVLSLIGCILPRTWDHYKALRTHPPMAPKRLTRMPHSVSGEVEVDESTAKKRVREMFKGWNVRETPAEDDRAGHWSISAEKGYLREAANLVFHLALVGILAAVGLGRLAYYEGQVIVVAGTEQSEFCNSAVSNFDSFRHGALFDGTGLTPFCVNVKDFSATYTPNGQAVEFASNIDWANPEQAFKPKEEWNQATLSVNHPLRLAGNRVYLQGHGYAPTFTIEWPNGEKRTETTQFRPDDLTFFLSSGAMRWDPPAGMYPNLQDRRAHQISIQGLFAPSAEFTGPNNKILSSNFPAMRDPAVAVDVYRGDTGLDGGRSQNIFSLDPGQMHSGAMQMLDRVNLKKGESVTLDDGTKITFDGAEEFVNLQVSRDPTVYAVLVFAVLMLGSLALSLMIKRRRFWVRLIPNGTGTTTIEIAGLSRTDSAGWGREFNRKAERLLGLEEEDLDDTHDASNSDWDHRYNDGLDDHLV, encoded by the coding sequence ATGAAGACGGCGTTGGTGCTGTTGTTCTTGCTGGCGATTGCCGCGATTCCCGGTGCGCTGTTGCCACAGCGGTCGCTCAACGAGTCCAAGGTGCTGGATTACATCAACGCCAATGGGAAGACCGCGCAGGTCTTCGACAAACTGGGGCTTTTCGATGTGTTCTCGTCCCCCTGGTTCACCGCCATCTATGTGCTGCTGGTGCTGTCCTTGATTGGCTGCATCCTGCCGCGCACATGGGACCACTACAAGGCCTTGCGCACTCATCCACCGATGGCGCCGAAGCGATTGACGCGCATGCCGCATTCCGTCAGTGGGGAAGTGGAGGTGGACGAGAGCACTGCCAAGAAGCGCGTGCGCGAGATGTTCAAGGGATGGAATGTCCGCGAAACCCCGGCCGAGGACGACCGTGCGGGCCACTGGTCAATCTCTGCCGAGAAGGGATATCTGCGCGAGGCGGCAAACTTGGTGTTCCACTTGGCGCTTGTAGGTATTTTGGCAGCTGTTGGATTGGGGCGCTTGGCCTACTATGAGGGCCAAGTGATCGTGGTAGCCGGCACGGAGCAATCCGAGTTTTGTAACTCCGCGGTCTCCAACTTCGATTCTTTCCGCCATGGTGCGCTATTCGACGGTACGGGGCTTACTCCGTTCTGCGTGAACGTCAAGGACTTTTCGGCCACTTATACGCCGAACGGCCAAGCGGTGGAGTTCGCATCCAACATCGATTGGGCTAACCCCGAACAGGCGTTTAAGCCGAAGGAAGAGTGGAACCAGGCCACGTTGAGTGTGAATCACCCACTGCGCTTAGCGGGTAACCGCGTGTACTTGCAGGGCCACGGTTACGCCCCCACATTCACCATTGAATGGCCGAATGGTGAAAAGCGCACGGAGACCACTCAGTTCCGACCTGATGATCTGACGTTCTTCCTGTCCTCCGGAGCGATGCGGTGGGATCCACCGGCGGGTATGTATCCGAACCTGCAGGATCGCCGCGCACACCAGATCAGCATCCAAGGTCTGTTCGCGCCGTCAGCGGAATTCACTGGGCCGAATAACAAGATCCTCAGCTCGAACTTCCCAGCGATGCGTGACCCAGCCGTGGCTGTGGACGTCTACCGCGGTGACACTGGACTGGATGGTGGTCGCAGCCAGAATATTTTCTCCCTCGATCCGGGACAGATGCACAGTGGCGCGATGCAAATGTTGGACCGCGTAAACCTGAAAAAAGGCGAGTCCGTAACGCTCGACGATGGCACTAAAATTACCTTCGATGGTGCTGAGGAATTTGTGAACCTGCAGGTCTCCCGCGATCCAACGGTGTACGCGGTACTGGTGTTCGCAGTGTTGATGCTGGGAAGCTTGGCGCTGTCTTTGATGATCAAGCGCCGCCGGTTCTGGGTCCGTTTGATTCCGAATGGGACTGGCACGACGACGATTGAAATCGCCGGTTTGTCCCGCACCGATTCTGCCGGCTGGGGCCGTGAATTCAACCGAAAGGCCGAGCGGTTGCTGGGTCTGGAGGAAGAGGACCTTGACGATACCCATGACGCAAGTAACTCGGATTGGGATCACCGGTACAACGACGGCTTGGACGACCATCTTGTTTAG
- a CDS encoding ABC transporter permease: MATATLERTTRSKRLDFKLLLAVLLVAALLAASLMTGEYDIFSGEDGAEIFALTRIPRTIALVLAGAAMAMSGLVMQMLTQNRFVSPTTTGTTEWAGLGLLLVMIFAPTASLTGRMVGAIVASFIGTLVFFLFLRRVSLRSSLVVPIVGIMLGAVVSSVSTFIALQFDALQSLTVWFAGSFTSVFKGQYEVLWIVAGVVVAVFLIADRLTVAGLGEDIATGLGLNYQRVLFLGTGLVAVATGVVTVVVGNLPFLGLIVPNLVSMIRGDDLRSNLPWVALTGIAVVAVCDLLARIVIAPFEIPVSVILGVVGSAVFIAMIVRQRRRG; this comes from the coding sequence TTGGCGACGGCTACCTTGGAACGCACCACACGAAGTAAGCGACTGGATTTCAAGTTGCTTCTCGCCGTCCTGCTTGTTGCAGCGCTACTGGCCGCGAGTCTGATGACGGGCGAATACGACATCTTCTCCGGTGAGGATGGTGCCGAGATATTCGCCCTCACTCGCATCCCGCGCACCATCGCATTGGTGCTCGCCGGCGCGGCCATGGCGATGTCCGGGCTGGTAATGCAAATGCTTACGCAGAACCGGTTCGTTTCCCCAACCACCACCGGCACCACCGAGTGGGCCGGTTTGGGGTTGCTCTTGGTCATGATCTTTGCCCCCACCGCCTCGCTGACCGGTCGGATGGTCGGGGCTATTGTGGCATCGTTTATCGGCACGCTGGTTTTCTTCCTTTTCTTACGGCGGGTTTCCCTCCGGTCGTCGCTGGTTGTCCCCATCGTGGGTATCATGTTGGGTGCTGTGGTCTCTTCTGTTTCCACATTTATCGCTTTACAATTCGACGCCTTGCAGTCCCTAACCGTGTGGTTCGCCGGAAGCTTCACCAGCGTGTTTAAGGGGCAATATGAGGTGTTGTGGATCGTCGCTGGCGTGGTCGTCGCGGTGTTCCTCATCGCCGACCGCCTGACTGTGGCTGGTTTGGGCGAAGACATCGCCACGGGGTTGGGGTTGAACTACCAGCGCGTGCTTTTTCTTGGAACGGGCCTGGTGGCTGTCGCCACCGGTGTGGTCACGGTCGTGGTGGGCAACCTGCCGTTCCTGGGGCTGATCGTGCCCAATCTGGTTTCCATGATCCGTGGTGATGACCTGCGCAGCAATCTGCCGTGGGTAGCACTCACGGGCATTGCCGTAGTTGCGGTGTGTGACCTGCTTGCCCGCATTGTCATCGCTCCATTTGAAATCCCCGTGTCCGTCATCCTGGGCGTGGTGGGTTCGGCAGTGTTCATTGCAATGATCGTGAGGCAACGTCGTCGTGGCTAA
- a CDS encoding MFS transporter has translation MSETSSRSQPAAHEEKKILAATLVGTTIEWYDFFIYAQAAGLVFASQFFKPLGEDNATLAQIISWASLGISFLFRPLGAMVAGHLGDKLGRKRVLAATLILMGASTAAIGLLPSYASIGIAAPVLLILLRVLQGFSAGGEWGGAALLAVEHAPRNKRGLFGSYPQLGVPLGLSAATAVLLILTAIVGKDGYIEWAWRIPFLLSIALVVVGAIVRSRVAESPVFEEIRERAQQSSAPLGVMMREHPGLVVKAALIFAANNAIGYMVIAFMGSYAAKTLKLPQQQVFIAVIVASLLWAALTLWSGALSDKIGRRQAFTLGYISLFVLIVPVWLLIDTGKIVWFTVGILLLIPGLALSYGPQSAMYAELFPRSIRFSGVSVGYALGSVLGGAFAPMIAQLLLDKTGHAWSIGIYLMVLLAISTAATLTAPKDLHTREL, from the coding sequence ATGTCTGAAACATCGTCGCGTAGCCAACCCGCTGCTCATGAGGAAAAGAAGATTCTCGCAGCCACCCTCGTAGGTACGACCATTGAGTGGTACGACTTCTTCATTTACGCTCAAGCCGCCGGGCTGGTGTTTGCCTCCCAGTTTTTCAAGCCCCTAGGCGAGGACAACGCCACACTTGCCCAGATCATCTCCTGGGCCTCCTTGGGCATTAGCTTCCTCTTCCGCCCCCTGGGAGCGATGGTCGCTGGTCACCTCGGCGACAAATTGGGTCGCAAGCGCGTTCTCGCCGCCACCTTGATCTTGATGGGAGCATCCACCGCGGCGATTGGCCTGCTGCCGAGTTACGCCTCCATTGGCATAGCTGCGCCGGTCCTGCTGATCTTGCTGCGCGTGCTCCAAGGCTTTTCCGCCGGTGGCGAGTGGGGTGGCGCCGCCCTTTTGGCAGTGGAACACGCACCTCGCAACAAGCGCGGCCTATTTGGTTCCTACCCTCAGCTGGGCGTGCCACTCGGACTCTCCGCCGCCACGGCGGTTCTGCTGATTCTCACGGCCATCGTCGGTAAAGATGGTTACATCGAGTGGGCGTGGCGCATCCCATTCCTCCTCTCCATCGCACTCGTGGTGGTGGGTGCAATCGTTCGCTCCCGCGTGGCCGAATCTCCCGTGTTCGAAGAAATCCGTGAACGCGCACAGCAGTCCAGTGCCCCCTTGGGCGTAATGATGCGCGAGCACCCTGGTCTGGTAGTCAAAGCAGCCCTGATCTTCGCCGCCAACAACGCAATCGGCTACATGGTCATCGCGTTCATGGGATCGTACGCAGCCAAGACGTTGAAACTACCCCAGCAGCAAGTGTTCATCGCCGTCATCGTGGCTTCCCTCCTGTGGGCCGCTCTCACCTTGTGGTCGGGCGCGTTGTCGGACAAGATCGGCCGCCGCCAAGCCTTTACTCTCGGCTACATTTCCCTGTTCGTCTTAATCGTGCCCGTCTGGCTACTGATCGATACGGGCAAAATAGTGTGGTTCACCGTTGGCATCCTGTTGCTCATCCCTGGCTTGGCCCTGAGCTACGGTCCACAATCCGCCATGTACGCCGAATTGTTCCCCCGCTCCATCCGTTTCTCCGGAGTGTCTGTTGGATACGCATTGGGGTCCGTGCTGGGCGGAGCTTTCGCACCTATGATTGCGCAACTTCTGCTGGATAAGACCGGCCATGCCTGGTCCATCGGCATCTACCTCATGGTCTTGCTGGCCATCTCTACAGCTGCCACGTTGACTGCACCGAAGGATCTACACACCCGCGAGCTGTAA
- the ccsB gene encoding c-type cytochrome biogenesis protein CcsB → MNIDQDLSQFSDLAYRTTVGIYLLALAVSLVFYGMVRIANELRAARAAEMKKLSKGAEVASAVGASAATGGSSGVATLERGDDSRGTALEDHLPERLRSENVIARVKRADKWGGITQALVWLGIAVHFLQVVLRGTATHRFPWGNLFEYITMVTLFGMVITAFVIRRKSMRVMWPWVLVPVVAVMFYAGTKLYAETAPLVPSLRSYWFVIHVSTVSIGGGIGLVSGIASLMYLFRRTQPKGQEKGVLGAIISPLPAAEKLDALAYRACVWTLPIFGLGIIFGAIWADAAWGRFWGWDPKETVSLITWILYAAYLHARATPGFRKASAWINVVAFATMVFNLFFINIVIAGLHSYAGLN, encoded by the coding sequence ATGAACATCGATCAGGATTTATCGCAGTTTTCCGATTTGGCCTACCGCACCACCGTGGGCATTTACCTATTGGCACTAGCTGTGTCGTTGGTCTTCTATGGCATGGTGCGTATCGCCAATGAGCTGCGCGCGGCACGCGCTGCTGAAATGAAGAAGCTGAGTAAGGGCGCAGAGGTCGCGTCGGCGGTTGGCGCTAGTGCGGCCACTGGGGGGTCTAGTGGTGTAGCCACGTTGGAACGCGGTGACGATTCCCGCGGTACAGCGCTGGAAGATCACCTGCCGGAACGCCTGCGTTCCGAAAACGTCATCGCACGCGTGAAGCGCGCCGATAAGTGGGGCGGTATTACCCAGGCATTGGTGTGGCTGGGTATTGCGGTGCATTTTTTGCAGGTCGTACTGCGTGGAACGGCAACTCATCGCTTCCCGTGGGGCAACCTGTTTGAATACATCACGATGGTCACCCTGTTCGGCATGGTGATCACCGCGTTCGTTATTCGCCGCAAGTCCATGCGCGTGATGTGGCCGTGGGTGCTGGTTCCCGTGGTGGCCGTGATGTTTTACGCGGGTACAAAGCTGTACGCCGAGACCGCACCGCTGGTTCCTTCCCTGCGTTCCTACTGGTTCGTGATTCACGTCTCTACCGTGTCTATCGGTGGTGGCATTGGCTTGGTTTCCGGCATCGCCTCCTTGATGTACTTGTTCCGCCGGACGCAACCCAAGGGTCAGGAGAAGGGGGTGCTCGGTGCGATCATTTCGCCACTGCCCGCAGCTGAGAAGCTGGATGCCCTGGCATATCGCGCGTGTGTGTGGACTCTCCCGATTTTCGGTTTGGGTATCATCTTTGGCGCCATCTGGGCTGACGCGGCATGGGGCCGTTTCTGGGGATGGGATCCGAAGGAGACCGTGTCCCTGATCACCTGGATCCTCTACGCGGCGTACCTGCACGCTCGAGCGACGCCGGGGTTCCGTAAGGCATCCGCCTGGATCAACGTCGTGGCATTTGCGACGATGGTGTTCAACTTGTTCTTCATCAACATCGTTATTGCGGGTCTGCACTCGTACGCGGGGCTCAACTAG
- a CDS encoding histidine phosphatase family protein, with amino-acid sequence MATIVHLVRHGLVHNPEKILYGRIPGYHLSERGRNMAHAVARDFADHDVTYVAASPLQRAQETAAPIAKATNLSIETDERLLEAGNQLEGRHIKGIRSELWNPKLWPLLKNPTVPSWGEPYTEIRDRMWAAVEAARDKARGHEAVLVSHQLPIVMIQRDAMGLPLAHNPAARQCEVASVTSLVFDGAHLTDIYYSEPAQEI; translated from the coding sequence ATGGCAACGATCGTTCACTTGGTTCGTCACGGCTTAGTCCACAATCCAGAGAAGATTCTCTACGGGCGTATCCCCGGATATCACCTCTCGGAACGCGGGCGGAATATGGCTCACGCGGTCGCCCGGGACTTCGCGGATCACGACGTCACCTATGTGGCTGCCTCACCGCTGCAGCGCGCGCAGGAGACCGCGGCTCCGATCGCCAAGGCCACCAATCTTTCCATCGAAACAGATGAACGCCTGCTGGAAGCCGGCAACCAGTTGGAGGGGCGGCACATCAAGGGCATTCGCAGCGAACTGTGGAACCCAAAGTTGTGGCCACTGTTGAAAAACCCCACTGTCCCCAGCTGGGGCGAGCCTTATACTGAGATTCGCGATCGCATGTGGGCGGCCGTGGAGGCCGCTCGCGATAAAGCGCGCGGTCATGAAGCCGTGCTGGTGAGTCATCAGCTGCCGATCGTCATGATCCAGCGTGATGCCATGGGCCTGCCCTTGGCTCACAACCCAGCGGCCCGTCAATGCGAGGTGGCCTCTGTAACTTCCCTCGTTTTCGATGGTGCGCACTTGACGGATATCTATTACTCAGAGCCAGCGCAGGAGATTTAG
- a CDS encoding cytochrome c biogenesis CcdA family protein has protein sequence MTYLAAQSSIGQSFADTAASGPIILALLAAALAGVVSFASPCVIPLVPGYISYLAGVVGAETEYTAQGTVVKARRAKTASAALMFVAGFTVVFVLASVSVFGAITALQLNQELLMRVGGVVTIIMGIVFLGFIKPLQRDTRLAPKRWTTIAGAPLLGGVFALGWTPCLGPTLAAIISVSTGTQGMTAARGVALIIAYCLGLGLPFILVAFGSSKALTGVGWLRRHSRLIQMIGGALLIIVGLLLVTGQWAVFVEYIRQAFISDATLPI, from the coding sequence ATGACGTACCTAGCCGCCCAGTCGTCGATCGGGCAGTCGTTTGCGGATACAGCCGCGTCCGGCCCGATCATTCTGGCCCTGCTGGCCGCTGCCCTCGCCGGGGTGGTCTCCTTCGCCTCCCCGTGTGTGATTCCGCTGGTACCGGGTTATATTTCCTACCTGGCTGGCGTGGTGGGAGCGGAAACCGAATACACTGCCCAGGGCACCGTGGTGAAAGCGCGCCGGGCGAAAACCGCGTCCGCGGCGTTGATGTTCGTTGCCGGCTTCACGGTGGTTTTCGTCCTCGCCTCCGTCAGTGTTTTCGGCGCGATAACCGCGTTGCAGCTCAATCAAGAGCTGCTCATGCGCGTGGGCGGAGTGGTCACCATCATCATGGGAATCGTCTTTTTGGGATTCATCAAACCCCTACAGCGCGATACCCGATTGGCGCCCAAACGTTGGACCACCATCGCCGGGGCCCCCTTGCTGGGCGGTGTGTTCGCGCTCGGTTGGACTCCGTGTTTGGGTCCCACGCTGGCCGCGATCATCTCGGTTTCCACCGGCACTCAAGGCATGACGGCAGCCCGCGGAGTTGCCCTCATCATTGCTTATTGCCTGGGCTTGGGATTGCCATTCATCTTGGTCGCGTTCGGATCCTCCAAGGCCCTGACCGGGGTGGGCTGGCTGCGCCGGCACTCCCGACTCATTCAGATGATTGGCGGAGCATTGTTGATCATCGTGGGGTTGTTGCTGGTCACCGGCCAGTGGGCGGTTTTCGTGGAGTACATTCGCCAGGCATTTATTTCCGACGCCACGCTGCCCATTTAA